One window from the genome of Oceanicoccus sp. KOV_DT_Chl encodes:
- a CDS encoding flavodoxin family protein: protein MTKKLAIIYHSQSGNTRQLAAAVATGANCEKGIEIRLLRAMEASSKDLLWADGVIFGSPENLGYLSGGLKDFFDRSFYPTQAHQLNIPYAFFISAGNDGSGAARQIQVIAKGYPLKLIAEPLIMQGEASVDMLSQCKELGQAMAAGLVLGIF from the coding sequence ATGACTAAGAAGCTTGCTATTATTTATCATTCGCAGTCGGGTAATACCCGGCAGTTAGCCGCTGCTGTTGCTACGGGTGCGAATTGTGAAAAAGGCATAGAAATCCGCCTGTTACGGGCAATGGAGGCCTCATCAAAGGATTTGTTATGGGCGGATGGTGTGATTTTTGGCAGCCCTGAAAATTTGGGTTATTTATCTGGCGGTTTAAAAGACTTTTTTGACCGCAGTTTTTACCCCACGCAAGCTCATCAGCTAAATATACCTTATGCATTTTTTATTAGCGCAGGCAATGATGGCTCGGGAGCTGCCCGCCAAATTCAGGTCATTGCTAAAGGCTATCCTTTAAAATTAATCGCTGAACCCTTAATAATGCAGGGAGAGGCATCAGTTGATATGCTTTCGCAATGCAAGGAGTTAGGTCAGGCAATGGCTGCCGGACTGGTACTTGGTATATTTTAA
- a CDS encoding VanZ family protein, with amino-acid sequence MLSISILSRCGFILALTAITVLALAPQEQATVSLGWDKANHCVAFFVLFVLLDLGYPSRHMWLAKLLPLFSYGVLIELIQLFLPYREGSAIDLVANLFGLLLYQYTRYELIKRSGKDLSGWLSRT; translated from the coding sequence TTGTTGAGTATTTCTATCCTTTCTCGCTGTGGATTTATACTGGCCCTGACTGCTATAACTGTTCTTGCTTTAGCGCCACAAGAACAGGCTACAGTTTCTTTGGGTTGGGATAAAGCCAATCACTGCGTCGCGTTCTTTGTATTATTTGTACTATTAGACCTTGGCTACCCAAGCCGCCATATGTGGTTAGCCAAATTGCTGCCGTTATTTTCTTATGGTGTGTTGATTGAGCTTATCCAATTATTTTTACCTTACCGTGAAGGGTCGGCCATTGATCTCGTAGCAAACTTGTTTGGCCTATTATTATATCAATATACAAGATATGAATTAATTAAGCGCTCAGGGAAAGATCTATCTGGCTGGCTAAGTCGAACTTGA
- a CDS encoding DUF2797 domain-containing protein, whose product MQVAMAGESDNQVLYQLPLSDQLVPLNELIGKSIKLHYTGAIQCNHCGRNTKKSFNQGYCYPCFTKLAQCDTCIMSPEKCHYEHGTCREPEWGEANCMIDHVVYLANSSGIKVGITRGTQVPTRWIDQGAIQALPIYRVSTRRLSGLVEVVFKNHVADKTNWRKMLKGDVEFIDLVAEKNRLQQECAASIAELQQQYGLQAIQSIDDAQAYEFDFPVAEFPSKVISLNFDKQPLIEGVLKGIKGQYLILDVGVLNIRKFGAYHIEFSTH is encoded by the coding sequence ATGCAAGTGGCTATGGCCGGGGAGAGTGATAATCAAGTACTTTATCAGTTGCCACTGAGTGACCAGCTGGTGCCATTAAATGAACTTATTGGTAAATCCATCAAGTTACACTATACCGGTGCTATTCAATGTAATCATTGCGGACGCAATACTAAAAAGAGTTTTAATCAAGGCTACTGCTATCCTTGTTTCACCAAACTGGCACAATGTGATACTTGCATAATGAGCCCTGAAAAATGCCACTATGAACACGGCACATGCCGTGAGCCAGAGTGGGGGGAAGCCAATTGCATGATTGATCATGTTGTTTATCTTGCTAATTCTTCAGGTATTAAGGTGGGTATCACACGCGGCACTCAGGTGCCTACCCGCTGGATTGATCAAGGTGCTATTCAGGCGTTGCCGATCTATCGAGTTTCAACTCGACGTCTATCTGGCTTGGTTGAAGTGGTGTTTAAAAATCATGTTGCAGACAAAACCAATTGGCGCAAGATGTTAAAGGGTGATGTTGAGTTTATTGATTTAGTTGCTGAGAAGAATCGCCTACAACAAGAATGCGCAGCATCCATTGCAGAGTTGCAGCAACAGTATGGTTTGCAAGCGATACAATCAATCGATGATGCCCAGGCTTATGAATTCGACTTTCCAGTAGCAGAATTTCCCAGCAAAGTGATTTCACTGAATTTTGACAAGCAACCTCTTATTGAGGGCGTGTTGAAAGGAATAAAAGGCCAATATCTTATCCTCGACGTGGGCGTATTGAATATTAGAAAATTTGGCGCTTATCATATCGAGTTCAGTACACACTGA
- a CDS encoding YeaC family protein, with protein MQEPEYYLFNTNAEYDMNFEQLINNLTPDIHASLKKAIEIGKWPDGKALTQEQKELCMEAVINYEQRFLPEEQRVGYIDRGSKAEGEQCGDDASPDADADTPLKWH; from the coding sequence ATGCAAGAACCTGAATACTATCTTTTTAATACGAATGCAGAGTACGACATGAATTTTGAACAATTAATTAACAACCTTACGCCGGACATTCATGCCAGTTTAAAGAAGGCCATAGAAATTGGAAAATGGCCTGATGGTAAAGCCCTGACACAAGAGCAAAAAGAATTATGTATGGAAGCAGTGATTAATTACGAACAGCGCTTTCTTCCTGAGGAACAACGCGTGGGTTATATAGATCGTGGCAGCAAGGCTGAAGGAGAGCAGTGCGGGGATGACGCTTCTCCCGATGCTGATGCCGACACTCCTCTAAAATGGCACTAA